The Corvus moneduloides isolate bCorMon1 chromosome 28, bCorMon1.pri, whole genome shotgun sequence genome includes the window caccgcggggacacggcggggacACCGGGAACGTCGCGCTCAGCGGGGCGGGAccgggggggctgcggggcctcagcctttcctgcaagggggggggacagggaatgaGTCCCCCACGgggtcctgctgccctggggacacgggTGACAACGGCAGCGAAGCCGCCGTTCCTCGCTGTGCCCCGTCCTCGGGATGTCCCCTCTTCCCAGGATGTCCCCCATTCCCGGAATGTTCCActctctgggctgtgccaccttcccatcccctttcccaggatGTCCCCGTCTCCTTGGTGCCCCCCCTTTTCCCCGGGATGTCCCCTCTCCTCCGGGCTGTCACCTCCTCGAGCTGTCCCACTTCTCGGGCTGTCCCCCCCTCTCCGAGATGTCCCCTCTCCTCgtgctgtcccctcctccccGAGCTGTCCCTCTCCCCCCTTCCCGGGCTGTCCCTCTTCCCCAGGatgtcccccctccccccaaaaagtACCGGGACAGGGGACACCTGCGCCCGGTGGCTCtgtccctcccccgccgccgcAGCGCCTCCACCTCGGCCGCGTAGTCCCGGCTGCGGGGACAGCGGAGCCACTGTGGGGGTGGCCCCGTCCCCggggtggggacacggggggtccccaaggggagggaaggacagggaagggtggggggacagggggtccccatggggaaggagggacagggcagggagggatctGGAGGGACACACGGGAGGGTCCccatggggagggagggagggacagggcagggagggatctGGGGGGACACACGGGAGGGTCCCCATGGGGAGggtgggacagggaaggggTGGCGGGATGGGACGGGGGTGGGGACCGAGGGACAGAGTAGGGGGGGAGGACAGGGAAGGGtggtggaggggctggggggacacacggggggTCCccatggggagggagggagggacagggcagggagggagctggggggacacatagggggggtccccggggggacacacaggggggtccccatgggcagggagggacagagcaggatgTCACAAGGGCTGTGCGAGGGTGTCTGATTTTTGGGGCTGACTGCTCTGGGGGTGGCCCATCCCGCGGAAGGCGACAGGGACCTTACAGGGGCGTGTCCCACGGCGACAAGGACCTTACAGGGAGGGGGATGTGGCAGGGGACAAGGACCTTACAGGGTGTTCTCCAGGTCCCTGTGCCGCGCCTCGCAGCGCTCCCGGcgctcccgcagctcccgctGCTGCTCCAGCGCCTCCTgcagccgccgccgcagcccccgcgCCTGCTCCGCGCCCCGCGCCACCTCCTCTGGGGACAGCGGCGACACCGGCGTCACCCCGAATCGGGCTGGCGGAGCCCCGGCCGGCCTCGGTGTGCGGGGGACAGAGCTCACCTTGCAGCGCCGCTTTGTCACCGGCCAGCTCGGCCCGCTCTCGCCGCAGGGCCACCAGCGCGTCCCCCAGCGCGGTGACATTGGCCTCCAGCCGGgcctggggagaggggacacgTGGGGACAGCGGTGGGCAGCGTCCAGCCCCCGAGCCTTCGTCTGCTGCCAgagccctcctcctcctctgcctcactgTCACCCCATGTCCCCGAGCTGTCCCCGTGCTCCTGGTGGCCTTGGGTGGCTGTCCCCGAGCTGTCCCCATGCTCCTGGTGGCCTTGGGTGGCTGTCCCCCTCCCGCCATGTTCCTCCAAAGGGTAGTGACAAGGATTTCACGGATTTGGGGACAATCCTGAAATCCCTGAAGGAATGGCTCGGCCTGAGCGTTGGGATCTCGGGAGAGCCTCAGGTCACCCGTGTCCCCAAGCTGTCCCCACGCTCCTGGTGGCCTTAGGTTGCCCCTAAGGGTCAGGGACACGGATTTCATGGATTTGGGGACAATCCCTCTTCCCCGGAGGGACGCTCATGCTGGGGGCGATGAGAGCCGTCCCAGCAGGCCGAGGTCACCCCGCGGGTGGCAGCGCTGGTGCCGGGGCGGGGACGGGGCTCTCCAAgagcctgcccagccctgcccggctcccGGCGCCAGCCCCGGGAAGCGGGAGCATTTTCCAGCCTCTTCGGGCCATTGTTCAGCCGGATGAGCCCAAGAGAGGCGGCGGGACCCGGCTCTTCCTCCGGGCTGCGGCTGCCGGGCCCTTTCCCGGCTGGAACCGCAGCTAAAAATACTCGGGAAGGAGAAACCTGGGAGCTCCGGCCCCGGCTGCTGCCTGGGATGGGGTAATTATAGGGATGGACAGCCGGGAATAGCTGCCCCCGCCGGGAGTGGGATGGGCGGGATGGAGCCGGGAGCATCCAGGGCTCCCTTTTTGGGGTGTCGCCTGCAGGGATGTGGCGGCCGTGCCCTCCCCAGGGTGGCTCTGCCCCTTATCCCAGCTCATCATCCCGGCTGGAACATCTTTCCCGGGGTTCTCCTGGTGGGAATTCCCACAGGGATGCAGCAACGCCCTGATCTCGGCTGCtggacagggagggagggacaggggacggTGGTGAGGGGACAGGTGGTGTTGT containing:
- the LOC116435882 gene encoding cingulin-like isoform X2, producing MDPAVPRATLKVLGLCAALLVLVAAVTVAVAVMVWRSEAVGKLRGCRERAANESRELGNRLEELERERERLERDEDALRRELARTRGDSRRGNASLVSCRERAARLEANVTALGDALVALRRERAELAGDKAALQEEVARGAEQARGLRRRLQEALEQQRELRERRERCEARHRDLENTLRDYAAEVEALRRRGRDRATGRRKG
- the LOC116435882 gene encoding cingulin-like isoform X1; protein product: MDPAVPRATLKVLGLCAALLVLVAAVTVAVAVMVWRSEAVGKLRGCRERAANESRELGNRLEELERERERLERDEDALRRELARTRGDSRRGNASLVSCRERAARLEANVTALGDALVALRRERAELAGDKAALQEEVARGAEQARGLRRRLQEALEQQRELRERRERCEARHRDLENTLRDYAAEVEALRRRGRDRATGRRCPLSRKG